One stretch of Muribaculum intestinale DNA includes these proteins:
- the prmC gene encoding peptide chain release factor N(5)-glutamine methyltransferase has translation MEKRILPDKATIGALADALRHALSPRYGNGEAGAMTKIIFEESLRLSPVNVVLRRDEEVMPETLMRIDRVAARLLAGEPIQYIYGHTQWYGAELKVTPDVLIPRPETAQLVDMIVDRWGDRRDLRVMDLCTGSGCIAVTLARVLPFARVDAVDISDAALGVARENALAQHVRVDFAQSDLLSMKTPAAPEYDIIVSNPPYIPQSDAKGMDRNVLDYEPGLALFVPDADPMKFYRPIATYASGALLPGGMLYVELDPAGAEKVIGCMRDAGLTDVTSYRDFAGLTRFASARKE, from the coding sequence ATGGAAAAGCGGATATTACCGGATAAGGCCACGATAGGAGCGCTTGCTGATGCACTCCGTCATGCTCTTTCCCCGCGCTACGGCAACGGAGAGGCTGGTGCTATGACGAAAATTATATTTGAGGAGTCGTTGAGGCTCTCGCCGGTCAACGTTGTGTTGCGGCGTGATGAAGAGGTTATGCCGGAGACTCTGATGCGTATCGACAGAGTTGCGGCACGTCTGCTCGCCGGGGAGCCTATACAATATATATATGGACATACGCAGTGGTATGGCGCTGAACTGAAGGTTACGCCCGATGTGCTTATTCCTCGCCCCGAGACCGCGCAGCTCGTCGATATGATTGTAGACCGTTGGGGCGACAGACGCGATTTGCGCGTAATGGATCTCTGTACCGGCTCGGGATGTATAGCCGTGACGCTTGCACGCGTACTCCCGTTTGCCCGGGTGGATGCTGTCGACATATCGGATGCGGCGCTCGGCGTAGCGCGTGAGAATGCTTTGGCGCAGCATGTCAGAGTCGACTTCGCTCAGTCCGATTTGCTTTCCATGAAGACGCCTGCCGCCCCGGAGTATGATATAATAGTGAGCAACCCTCCATATATACCTCAGAGCGATGCCAAGGGGATGGACCGTAACGTGCTCGACTACGAGCCCGGTCTGGCCCTGTTTGTGCCCGACGCCGACCCGATGAAGTTCTATCGCCCGATTGCGACGTATGCTTCCGGAGCGTTGCTTCCCGGAGGCATGCTTTATGTGGAGCTTGACCCTGCCGGTGCAGAGAAAGTAATCGGCTGTATGCGCGATGCCGGACTTACCGATGTGACATCTTACCGCGATTTTGCCGGACTCACACGCTTTGCCTCGGCCCGTAAAGAATGA
- a CDS encoding regulatory protein RecX: MISKKTEISPDKALERLEALCAKSERCTEEVRRKLYAWRIGPEDIDSIISSLKERRYIDDERFAHAYVRDKWLFSHWGRRKILMGLAAKRIPSDMAKEAVDEEIDQDRYYAGLLHAACARLLRLGGVEAGYEGGTKVLRSLVSAGYEPSLAARAVREAAMQIADEAEVYGGESD, translated from the coding sequence ATGATAAGCAAGAAGACTGAAATATCGCCCGACAAGGCTCTGGAACGCCTGGAGGCGCTTTGTGCAAAATCAGAGAGATGTACCGAAGAGGTGCGCCGCAAGCTCTATGCGTGGCGTATAGGCCCGGAGGATATCGACAGCATAATTTCGAGCCTGAAGGAGCGCAGGTATATCGACGACGAGCGTTTTGCCCATGCCTATGTGCGTGACAAATGGCTTTTCAGCCACTGGGGGCGGCGCAAGATTCTCATGGGGCTTGCTGCAAAACGCATACCCTCGGATATGGCCAAGGAGGCCGTGGATGAGGAGATTGACCAGGACAGATATTATGCCGGACTGCTTCATGCCGCATGTGCGCGTCTGTTGCGCCTGGGTGGAGTGGAGGCCGGTTATGAGGGTGGCACCAAGGTGTTGAGATCGCTTGTGAGCGCAGGATATGAACCGTCGCTGGCTGCCCGCGCTGTGCGTGAGGCGGCCATGCAGATTGCCGATGAGGCCGAAGTGTATGGCGGGGAGTCTGATTGA
- a CDS encoding ComF family protein — MRPKCMAGSLIDRAAAYVADLVFPHVCAVCGRSLVAGEEVLCLHCRSALPQTHMHLMSPNPLEERLVGTVPVERAVAYCHYDRGSAYARLIQHAKYHGRPVIMRWLARRYAAGLHREGFFDGIDGILPVPMHFLKRMRRGFNQAEWVARGVQDATGLPMFDNLVAAHGHSSQTRRGGFGRWQNAQSLYKTVRPGDIDGLHLLIVDDVVTTGATVLACAAALRQASPTARLSVLAIASARMS; from the coding sequence ATGAGGCCGAAGTGTATGGCGGGGAGTCTGATTGACAGGGCCGCAGCCTATGTGGCTGACCTTGTGTTTCCACACGTATGCGCGGTATGCGGGCGCTCTCTTGTTGCGGGTGAGGAGGTGTTGTGCCTCCATTGCCGTAGCGCTCTGCCCCAGACCCACATGCATCTCATGTCGCCCAACCCACTTGAGGAAAGACTTGTCGGCACTGTTCCTGTCGAGCGCGCTGTGGCCTACTGCCACTATGACCGAGGGTCGGCATATGCACGCCTGATACAGCATGCCAAATATCATGGCCGGCCCGTGATAATGAGGTGGCTTGCACGGAGGTATGCCGCGGGATTGCACCGTGAGGGATTTTTCGACGGAATCGACGGTATATTGCCTGTGCCGATGCATTTCCTGAAAAGGATGCGCCGTGGGTTTAATCAGGCCGAGTGGGTGGCGCGCGGTGTGCAGGATGCCACCGGTCTACCTATGTTCGACAATCTTGTCGCAGCACATGGCCACTCCTCGCAGACACGTCGCGGAGGGTTCGGGCGATGGCAGAACGCCCAGTCGCTCTATAAAACAGTGCGGCCCGGCGATATCGACGGGCTGCATCTGCTTATAGTTGATGATGTGGTGACTACCGGAGCCACTGTGCTGGCCTGTGCGGCAGCGTTGCGTCAGGCTTCTCCTACTGCCAGATTGTCGGTGTTGGCTATCGCAAGCGCACGGATGTCGTGA
- a CDS encoding DeoR/GlpR family DNA-binding transcription regulator — protein sequence MTKEERHSLIIDTLIKHESIMVSDLSSLLAVSAVTIRKDLTELEKENKLYRSHGKAILINPYINNRSVNEKEKLYREEKKLIGKAAASLITKDDSVIIASGTTVLAMARSIRPIHKLTVISASLQVSEILGSNEAIEIVQLGGSLRHSSLSTVGKYAEAPLADFSCSKLFLGVDGIDLEFGITTTDIREADLNKAMMRSAQKTIVLADSSKFRRRGFSKIANMDEIDLIITDSRISDKLAQRIESLGIELTIVPDENHDIRALAIANTDNLAVGEA from the coding sequence ATGACAAAAGAAGAACGCCACTCATTAATTATCGACACCCTTATCAAACACGAGTCGATTATGGTATCCGACCTGTCGTCGCTACTGGCAGTGTCGGCCGTAACAATACGCAAGGACCTAACAGAACTTGAAAAGGAGAACAAACTTTACCGTAGCCATGGAAAAGCAATTCTGATTAATCCTTATATCAACAACCGTTCGGTCAACGAAAAGGAAAAACTATACCGTGAGGAGAAGAAACTCATCGGAAAGGCTGCCGCATCACTCATCACAAAGGACGATTCGGTAATCATCGCATCGGGCACCACTGTGCTCGCAATGGCGCGCTCCATACGTCCTATCCATAAACTGACCGTGATATCGGCATCGCTTCAAGTGTCGGAAATCCTCGGAAGCAACGAAGCCATCGAGATAGTACAACTCGGCGGCTCGCTGCGCCACAGCTCGCTGTCGACTGTAGGAAAATATGCGGAAGCTCCTTTGGCCGATTTCTCTTGCAGCAAACTGTTTCTCGGAGTCGACGGCATCGACCTGGAATTCGGCATCACAACCACCGACATCCGTGAGGCCGACCTCAACAAAGCCATGATGCGCTCGGCACAAAAGACCATCGTGCTGGCCGACTCTTCCAAATTCCGCCGTCGCGGATTCAGCAAAATCGCAAACATGGACGAGATTGATCTCATCATAACTGATTCACGCATCTCTGACAAACTGGCCCAGCGCATCGAAAGCCTAGGCATTGAACTCACAATTGTGCCCGATGAAAATCACGACATCCGTGCGCTTGCGATAGCCAACACCGACAATCTGGCAGTAGGAGAAGCCTGA
- a CDS encoding helix-turn-helix transcriptional regulator has translation MSRDLFSRYIWLIDTIKRYGALTREQINQLWIRSSFSNGEPMPRRTFYAYRNAIEELFKVNIECNPSTFEYFIAHDDEHHESVMNWLLNSASIGNLLNDARDIGDKIFLENVPSARQHLSIAVDSLKERRQIKFSYHPYSRINPTPDIVVEPYFLKIFRQRWYLTGRNVKENTIKTYALDRMSEVTLLTTLYEIPDDFNAEAYFHDSYGIVFDEGEVKRVALRTDSRQAKYFRSVPLHHSQQEVIHDSYSIFYFKIKLTPDFVQEILSYGPKVTVLSPPELRAIMVDSLKKTLDTYADTSLFPEP, from the coding sequence ATGTCACGCGATCTTTTCTCACGCTACATATGGCTCATCGACACAATAAAGCGCTATGGAGCTCTCACCCGCGAGCAAATCAACCAGTTATGGATACGCTCGTCATTCTCCAACGGCGAACCGATGCCGAGGCGTACGTTCTATGCATACCGCAATGCCATAGAAGAACTGTTTAAAGTCAACATCGAATGCAATCCGTCGACATTCGAATATTTCATAGCTCACGACGACGAGCACCACGAGAGTGTGATGAACTGGCTGCTCAACTCAGCGTCGATAGGCAATCTGCTGAATGATGCACGCGATATAGGCGACAAGATATTTCTTGAAAACGTGCCTTCGGCCAGACAGCATCTGTCAATCGCAGTCGACTCTCTGAAGGAACGCCGTCAGATAAAATTCTCGTATCATCCCTATTCGCGCATAAATCCTACTCCCGACATCGTAGTAGAACCTTACTTCCTGAAAATATTCCGCCAAAGATGGTATCTGACAGGACGTAATGTAAAAGAGAACACAATCAAGACATATGCACTCGACCGCATGTCGGAGGTGACCCTGCTGACTACACTGTATGAAATTCCCGACGACTTCAATGCCGAGGCTTATTTTCACGACAGTTATGGTATAGTGTTCGACGAAGGTGAGGTAAAGCGTGTGGCTCTGCGCACCGACTCCCGTCAGGCGAAATACTTCCGCTCGGTACCGCTACACCATTCCCAGCAGGAGGTCATACACGACAGCTACTCGATATTCTATTTCAAAATAAAGCTCACCCCCGACTTCGTGCAGGAGATACTGTCATATGGTCCGAAAGTGACTGTACTGTCTCCGCCCGAACTACGGGCCATAATGGTCGACTCGCTCAAAAAGACACTCGACACATATGCCGACACGTCTCTGTTTCCGGAGCCGTGA
- a CDS encoding exo-beta-N-acetylmuramidase NamZ domain-containing protein — translation MNILRQLFIVNVGFILSIVALFLFGMIPANATEVTVGGARTEIYAPMLSGKKVALLSNHTGILPDGRHTLDAMLGAGVKVTRLLSPEHGFRGTADAGEHVSAGIDAPTGLPVVSLYTGGSTGLPQGALDGIDAVAIDLQDVGVRFYTYHITMIKVMEGAAKAGIPVIVMDRPNPLGWIVDGPVLDMKLRSGVGRLPIPVVHGMTMGELALAANGEGWLDGNLKCDLTVVPCLDYTHATRYNLPVAPSPNLRSTKAIGLYPSLCLMEGTTASVGRGTDSPFTIYGHPDMEPRGFSFTPRSMPGAKQPPHLGKVCQGVDLRGISDADALNTGFDPAYVIDAYSHMQRGADKFFSRFFDKLAGNASIRRMILLGTPADKIRDSWADEVYRFKQLRHKYLLYPEK, via the coding sequence ATGAATATATTACGACAATTATTTATAGTGAATGTTGGATTTATATTGTCGATAGTGGCACTATTCCTTTTCGGAATGATACCGGCAAACGCCACAGAAGTAACCGTAGGCGGAGCGCGTACAGAAATATATGCCCCGATGCTGTCGGGGAAAAAGGTAGCGCTTCTGTCAAACCATACCGGAATTCTCCCCGACGGACGCCATACTCTCGACGCCATGCTCGGAGCAGGCGTTAAAGTAACCCGACTGCTATCGCCTGAACATGGATTCAGAGGGACAGCCGATGCCGGCGAACATGTATCGGCCGGTATCGATGCGCCAACCGGGCTTCCGGTCGTGTCGCTATATACCGGAGGGAGCACGGGGCTCCCACAAGGCGCTCTTGATGGAATCGATGCCGTAGCCATCGACCTGCAGGATGTAGGAGTGAGGTTCTACACATATCATATAACAATGATAAAGGTAATGGAAGGGGCCGCCAAAGCCGGCATTCCGGTAATCGTGATGGATCGCCCCAACCCGTTGGGATGGATTGTAGACGGCCCGGTGCTCGACATGAAACTCCGCTCCGGAGTCGGGCGTCTGCCTATACCTGTCGTACACGGAATGACCATGGGCGAACTGGCTCTCGCCGCCAATGGCGAGGGGTGGCTCGACGGAAATCTGAAGTGTGACCTCACCGTTGTGCCTTGCCTGGACTATACACATGCCACACGCTACAACCTGCCGGTAGCTCCATCACCCAACCTGCGCTCGACCAAGGCCATCGGCCTGTATCCGTCACTATGCCTCATGGAGGGTACGACAGCAAGCGTGGGGCGCGGCACCGACTCCCCGTTCACCATATACGGACATCCCGATATGGAGCCCCGTGGATTTTCATTCACTCCCCGCAGTATGCCCGGAGCCAAGCAGCCGCCTCATTTGGGAAAGGTATGCCAGGGAGTAGACCTGCGCGGCATATCCGACGCCGACGCTCTCAACACGGGATTTGACCCAGCCTATGTAATCGATGCGTATTCCCACATGCAGAGGGGTGCCGACAAATTTTTCAGCCGATTTTTTGACAAACTCGCAGGAAATGCATCCATACGGAGAATGATTCTGCTCGGCACTCCTGCCGATAAAATCAGAGACTCATGGGCCGATGAAGTATACAGGTTCAAGCAGCTGCGCCATAAATATCTACTCTATCCGGAAAAATAA